One window of Trifolium pratense cultivar HEN17-A07 linkage group LG5, ARS_RC_1.1, whole genome shotgun sequence genomic DNA carries:
- the LOC123886838 gene encoding zinc finger protein 3-like, giving the protein MAGASNQSSATSESISNKVCEDENNVNNDEVTMKGKEVLISEQHQPLKSNTDLLLEFVKLSNDDSIPRSNVREHDFFTPSKDLGESSSSLPWANNKPKPNNEENTKEKSSDSRSDFSCNFCKRQFSSSQALGGHQNAHKRERAFAKHHQEIQNGFGTPHYPFPYYTSYPSLSSSNYGIGSYNKALGIRTDSMIQKPNYSWTPPPYRFGSTPKWTPMQEMMRNFSSLDRLKIESLNANNEKSTPNNMMKLDVGESSRNVDTKSNSDVDKSTVVADGSDHRDTNKKEASDSISTGLDLSLKL; this is encoded by the coding sequence ATGGCAGGAGCCTCTAATCAATCTTCGGCCACTTCCGAAAGTATTTCCAACAAAGTTTGTGAAGACGAGAACAATGTCAACAACGATGAGGTGACAATGAAGGGTAAGGAAGTTTTAATATCTGAACAACATCAACCTTTGAAAAGCAATACCGACTTGCTTCTTGAATTCGTCAAGCTCTCTAATGATGATTCGATTCCTAGGTCGAATGTGCGGGAACATGATTTTTTTACCCCCTCGAAGGACTTGGGGGAGAGTTCATCTTCATTACCTTGGGCTAATAATAAGCCCAAGCCCAACAATGAAgagaacacaaaagaaaaatcttCTGATTCGAGAAGTGATTTCTCTTGCAACTTTTGCAAGAGACAGTTTTCTTCTTCGCAAGCTTTAGGAGGGCACCAAAATGCTCATAAGCGTGAACGCGCATTTGCAAAGCATCACCAAGAGATTCAAAATGGTTTTGGTACCCCTCACTATCCTTTTCCTTACTACACAAGTTATCCAAGTCTTTCTTCATCTAATTATGGAATTGGATCTTATAATAAAGCACTTGGAATTAGGACAGACTCCATGATTCAAAAGCCAAATTATTCGTGGACGCCACCTCCTTATAGGTTCGGTTCAACTCCTAAGTGGACACCAATGCAAGAGATGATGAGAAACTTTTCTTCACTTGATAGATTGAAGATTGAGAGTCTTAATGCAAATAATGAAAAAAGTACACCTAATAATATGATGAAATTAGATGTTGGAGAGTCTTCTAGAAATGTTGATACGAAGTCAAATTCAGACGTCGACAAGTCAACTGTGGTTGCCGATGGTAGTGATCATCGTGATACGAATAAGAAAGAAGCCTCCGATTCTATATCTACTGGGCTTGATTTGTCACTTAAGCTTTGA
- the LOC123887247 gene encoding ATP-dependent Clp protease proteolytic subunit-related protein 2, chloroplastic has protein sequence MTLYSLLKFRNIQNSIPYPLLPFPPIVVHLNMAVAPYTTVSTPRVHSPPSVFTKLYSGLKLQSQHPFAASSISSNAQFFGKVHKALNSRYGNKKSVRAQFFMMPMGTPRVAYRTPGERTYQWVDLWNALYRERIVFIGQNINEEFSNQILATMLYLDTVDNKEKLYLFINGLGGDLTPCMALYDTMQSLQSPIATHCLGQAYNLAAFLLAAGDKGYRSAMPLARVAIQTPGGVARGRADDMQNEANELLRIRDYLYRELASKTGHPVEKIVEDLKRVLHLDAQEALDYGIIDKIVRPQRIKADAPRKENGYGSGIG, from the exons ATGACACTTTACTCCTTGCTGAAGTTTCGAAATATACAAAACTCCATCCCCTATCCTCTTCTTCCATTTCCACCCATCGTCGTTCATCTCAACATGGCGGTCGCACCCTACACGACCGTTTCAACACCTCGTGTTCATTCTCCTCCTAG TGTTTTCACTAAACTCTACTCCGGATTGAAACTCCAATCTCAAC ATCCTTTTGCAGCGTCTTCGATTTCATCTAACGCTCAGTTTTTCGGTAAAGTTCACAAGGCTCTCAATTCCcg GTATGGTAATAAAAAATCAGTAAGGGCACAATTTTTCATGATGCCCATGGGCACTCCTAGAGTCGCCTATAGAACACCTGGTGAAAGAACTTATCAATGGGTTGATTTATGGAATGCCCTT TACCGAGAACGTATTGTCTTCATTGGACAAAACATAAATGAAGAATTTAGTAATCAAATATTGGCAACTATGCTGTATCTCGACACTGTAGATAACAAGGAGAAGCTCTATTTGTTCATTAATGGTCTTGGCGGGGAT CTTACGCCATGCATGGCTCTCTATGATACCATGCAGAGCTTGCAGTCTCCTATAGCCACTCATTGTCTTGGCCAAGCTTATAATCTTGCAGCATTTCTTCTTGCAGCTGGAGATAAG GGCTATCGTAGTGCAATGCCTCTTGCAAGAGTTGCTATCCAAACTCCAGGAGGAGTTGCTCGTGGTCGG GCTGATGACATGCAAAATGAAGCAAATGAACTTCTTAGAATCAGAGATTACCTTTACCGTGAGTTGGCTAGCAAAACAGGCCATCCTGTTGAGAAG ATTGTCGAAGACTTGAAAAGGGTATTACACCTCGATGCACAAGAGGCCCTTGACTATGGGATCATTGACAAAATTGTCAGGCCACAGCGCATAAAAGCTGATGCACCTCGCAAGGAAAATGGCTATGGCTCAGGAATTGGTTAA
- the LOC123887246 gene encoding AT-hook motif nuclear-localized protein 1-like, whose amino-acid sequence MEASGGVSGGVTVVGSDAPSEYHVAPRNDIQTPTTGSVVQITAVVQGGVPPQPPPHTAVSTASPAVTPVPEKKKRGRPRKYPQDGSVTTALSPKPISSSAPLPPVIDFTAEKRAKVRPVSSVSKAKFELENIGEWTPYSVGSNFTPHIITVNAGEDVTMKVISFSQQGPRALCILSANGVIKSVTLRQPDSSGGTLTYEGLFEILSLSGSFTPNESGGTRSRSGGMSVSLASPDGRVVGGGVAGLLVAASPVQVVVGSFMAGNQHEQKQRNQKHDMISTVTSAAVVPIPTLDPIPILSSVSSFRGDNWSAVQAPDAKDKPAADINVSLPVG is encoded by the exons ATGGAGGCTAGTGGCGGTGTTAGTGGTGGCGTTACGGTGGTTGGATCGGATGCTCCGTCGGAGTACCATGTAGCTCCGAGAAACGACATCCAAACTCCGACGACCGGATCGGTAGTTCAGATTACTGCGGTGGTTCAAGGAGGTGTTCCGCCGCAACCTCCGCCGCACACGGCGGTGTCAACGGCGTCGCCGGCAGTTACACCGGTgccagagaaaaagaagagaggaCGGCCGAGAAAGTATCCACAAGACGGTTCGGTGACGACGGCGCTGTCTCCAAAGCCGATATCTTCGTCTGCTCCATTGCCGCCGGTGATCGATTTCACGGCGGAGAAACGTGCAAAAGTGCGGCCAGTTAGTTCAGTGAGCAAAGCTAAATTTGAGTTGGAAAATATAG gTGAATGGACCCCTTACTCAGTTGGTTCTAATTTCACACCCCACATCATCACTGTTAATGCCGGAGAG GATGTTACTATGAAGGTAATATCATTTTCTCAGCAAGGGCCTCGAGCTCTATGCATTCTTTCAGCAAATGGTGTAATAAAAAGTGTCACACTTCGTCAGCCCGATTCTTCTGGGGGCACATTGACATATGAG GGATTATTTGAAATTCTGTCTTTATCTGGTTCTTTCACGCCAAATGAAAGTGGTGGAACGCGAAGCAGATCAGGTGGCATGAGTGTTTCTTTAGCAAGTCCTGATGGACGTGTTGTTGGTGGAGGAGTAGCTGGTCTGTTGGTGGCTGCAAGTCCAGTGCAG GTAGTGGTCGGTAGTTTTATGGCAGGAAACCAACATGAGCAGAAGCAAAGAAATCAGAAACATGATATGATATCAACTGTGACTTCTGCTGCTGTTGTTCCAATCCCGACTCTTGATCCAATACCTATTCTATCATCAGTATCTTCCTTTCGCGGAGATAATTGGTCTGCTGTGCAAGCACCGGATGCAAAGGATAAGCCTGCTGCTGACATTAATGTGTCACTTCCTGTAGGCTAG
- the LOC123887250 gene encoding methylsterol monooxygenase 1-1-like yields MLPYNSLQEAEISLGRNLTFAETLWFNYSATKSDYFLFCHNILFLFLIFSLVPLPLVFLEIKRLYPFDSYKIQPKVRLSLNEMLNCYKDVMFMFFFVVGPLQLVSYPSIKMIGIRSGLPLPSGWEILSQLLVYFLVEDYTNYWIHRFLHNKWGYEKIHRVHHEYQAPIGFAAPYAHWAEILILGIPSFLGPAMVPGHMITFWLWIALRQIEAIDTHSGYDFPWNPTKYIPFYGGAEHHDYHHYVGGQSHSNFASVFTYCDYIYGTDKGFRYQKKILRTLKEDLTNGAAQNEGSYNAQDIYKSE; encoded by the exons ATGCTTCCCTATAATTCTCTTCAAGAAGCCGAGATCTCTCTCGGTCGCAATCTCACTTTCGCCGAAACCCTCTGGTTCAATTACTCCGCTACTAAATCCGATTACTTTCTCTTTTGTCATAACattctcttcctcttcctcatctTCTCCCTCGTTCCTCTTCCACTCGTTTTCCTCGAAATTAAACGCTTATATCCTTTCGATTCTTACAAGATCCAGCCTAAAGTTCGTTTATCTCTCAATGAAATGCTTAATTGTTACAAAGATGTCATGTTCATGTTCTTCTTCGTCGTTGGTCCTCTTCAACTCGTTTCATATCCTTCCATCAAG atgATTGGAATTAGATCAGGGTTACCATTACCGTCAGGATGGGAGATTTTATCACAATTATTGGTGTATTTTTTGGTTGAAGATTATACGAATTACTGGATCCATAGGTTTCTGCATAATAAATGGGGTTATGAGAAGATTCATCGTGTTCATCATGAATATCAAGCTCCGATTGGATTTGCGGCGCCTTATGCTCACTGGGCGGAGATCTTGATTCTTGGGATACCGTCTTTTCTTGGACCGGCTATGGTTCCTGGTCACATGATTACGTTTTGGTTGTGGATAGCATTGCGCCAAATTGAAGCCATTGATACACATAGCGG GTATGATTTCCCCTGGAATCCCACAAAATATATTCCATTTTATGGTGGTGCTGAGCATCATGATTATCATCATTACGTTGGAGGACAAAGCCACAGCAATTTTGCATCAGTTTTCACATACTGTGATTACATCTATGGAACTGATAAG GGTTTCCGGTATCAGAAGAAGATACTTCGAACG CTGAAGGAAGATTTGACAAACGGTGCCGCGCAGAATGAAGGATCATACAATGCACAGGATATTTATAAATCTGAATGA
- the LOC123887248 gene encoding protein cornichon homolog 4-like, with protein sequence MADLFAWLFSFFALIALIVLVIYQLMCLADLEFDYINPYDSTSRINKVVLPEYITLGVLCCFYLVTGHWIMSLFCAPYVYYNVRLYRQGKHLVDVTEIFNMLASEKKQRLFKLFYLIFILFLSLFWLIYTSLDDDYD encoded by the exons ATGGCTGATCTATTTGCGTGGCTCTTCTCCTTCTTCGCCCTTATTGCCTTAATTGTACTCGTCATTTACCAG TTAATGTGCCTGGCAGACCTTGAATTTGATTATATAAATCCTTATGATTCTACATCTCGAATAAACAAAGTCGTTTTGCCTGAGTATATTACATTAGGTGTCCTTTGCTGCTTCTACCTTGTCACAGGACACTGGATAATGTCACTGTTCTGCGCTCCTTACGTCTACTATAATGTGAGATT GTATAGGCAAGGAAAGCATTTGGTTGATGTTACAGAGATATTCAACATGCTAGCTTCGGAAAAGAAGCAACGGCTGTTCAAACTCTTCTATCTAATATTTATCCTATTCCTCTCCTTGTTTTG GTTGATCTACACATCGTTGGACGATGATTATGATTAG
- the LOC123887249 gene encoding uncharacterized protein LOC123887249, translating into MTSPPQGHRRKFSGKTPLNSCRKLHNSMPEKHSGIVDRRFVSTPLMPNIQTNVDYVLRPPKLLLKVTIENSLGAIQVLMLPEDTVEDLIKTALVFYEKEKRRPILKNNDWKFYDLHYSKFTFQSLKRDEKLAELESRNFFLCLKPAPLVSSCTQKENMAMDSAFPWMILVPFLL; encoded by the exons ATGACTTCTCCGCCACAGGGTCATCGGAGAAAATTCTCCGGTAAGACCCCGTTGAATTCTTGCCGCAAACTCCACAACTCAATGCCGGAGAAACACTCTGGCATTGTTGATCGCCGATTTGTCTCGACTCCTCTGATGCCGAACATACAAACTAATGTTGACTATGTTCTTCGGCCACCGAAACTGCTACTGAAGGTGACAATTGAGAATAGTTTGGGCGCAATTCAGGTGTTGATGTTGCCGGAGGATACAGTTGAAGATTTGATAAAGACAGCGTTGGTGTTTTATGAGAAGGAAAAGAGGAGGCCAATTTTGAAGAACAATGATTGGAAGTTTTACGACCTTCACTACTCAAAATTCACTTTCCAAA GTTTGAAGCGGGACGAGAAGTTAGCAGAATTGGAGTCAAGGAATTTCTTTCTCTGCTTAAAGCCTGCGCCACTTGTTTCTTCGTGCACTCAGAAAGAGAATATGGCAATGGATTCTGCATTTCCTTGGATGATTTTAGTCCCTTTTCTGTTATAA